One genomic segment of Musa acuminata AAA Group cultivar baxijiao chromosome BXJ3-3, Cavendish_Baxijiao_AAA, whole genome shotgun sequence includes these proteins:
- the LOC135633296 gene encoding protein EXORDIUM-like 2 has translation MAASPTLLLFSLLLVLSYSAAAAVPGRKLVLVQQPPLVLKYHNGPLLRGNYTLSLLFYGRFSAAQRSIVADFVRSLSPSGASPQPPSAASWWRTTARYGGSAVHFSLGPQLLDESYSKGKLLSSPDVVALASRAAAASGPRAIAVVVTAADVAVEGFCSSRCGTHGRLDGSAGFVWVGDSASQCPGQCAWPFHQPLYGPQTPPLVSPNGDVGMEGVVINLATLLAGAATNPDGHGYFQGPADAPLEAVTACTGVFGSGAYPGYPGKVLVDPATGASYNAWGLAARKYLLPAMWDPATSQCSTLV, from the coding sequence ATGGCCGCCTCCCCCACCTTGCTCCTCTTCTCGTTGCTCCTGGTCTTGTCCTACAGCGCTGCGGCAGCTGTACCAGGAAGGAAGCTTGTCCTGGTGCAGCAGCCGCCTCTCGTCCTCAAGTACCATAATGGCCCCCTCCTCCGAGGCAACTACACGTTGAGCTTGCTGTTCTATGGCCGCTTCTCAGCCGCCCAGCGGTCCATCGTTGCCGACTTCGTCCGGTCCCTCTCCCCCTCCGGGGCCTCGCCACAGCCACCCTCCGCCGCCAGCTGGTGGCGCACCACCGCCCGTTATGGCGGCTCCGCCGTGCACTTCTCCCTCGGCCCGCAGCTCCTCGACGAGTCCTACTCCAAGGGGAAGCTCCTCTCCTCGCCCGACGTGGTCGCCTTGGCTAGTAGAGCGGCGGCGGCGAGCGGTCCCAGGGCCATCGCCGTCGTCGTCACCGCGGCGGACGTGGCGGTCGAGGGCTTCTGCTCGAGCCGGTGCGGGACGCACGGGCGGCTCGACGGATCTGCCGGGTTCGTCTGGGTGGGGGACTCGGCCAGCCAATGCCCGGGCCAGTGCGCCTGGCCCTTCCACCAGCCGCTCTACGGTCCGCAGACGCCGCCGCTGGTGTCCCCCAACGGCGACGTGGGGATGGAGGGCGTCGTCATCAACCTTGCGACGCTGCTGGCCGGTGCCGCCACGAACCCCGACGGCCATGGCTACTTCCAGGGGCCGGCGGACGCCCCGCTGGAGGCGGTGACGGCCTGCACGGGGGTGTTCGGCAGCGGAGCCTACCCGGGGTACCCGGGCAAGGTCCTGGTGGACCCCGCGACCGGGGCCAGCTACAACGCTTGGGGCTTGGCCGCGAGGAAGTACCTGTTGCCCGCGATGTGGGACCCGGCGACGTCCCAGTGCTCCACGTTGGTCTAA